In Streptomyces sp. NBC_00414, a single window of DNA contains:
- a CDS encoding uracil-xanthine permease family protein, protein MDLGVRWKLHGDGRTPAPGAVVRPDERLSWPRTAGLGAQHVVAMFGASFVAPVLMGLDPNLAIMMSGVSTVIFLLATRGRVPSYLGCSLSFVGVAAVIRAQGGSSATVTGAVFVVGVALFLVGLAVRRFGARIIHAAMPPIVTGAVVMLIGFNLAPVTAATYWPQDQWTALLVMLFTGLAVVCLRGFWSRIAIFLGLVFGYGISWLFDLVFGRIHSADASGKLTDHWRLDLSGVGSADWIGLPAFHGPAFDWSAILVALPVVIALVAENAGHVKAVGEMTGDSLDDKLGTAISADGVGSMLSTAVGGPPNTTYSENIGVMAATRVYSTAAYWAAAGFALLFGLCPKFGAVVAAVPGGVLGGITVILYGMIGLLGAQIWLNAGVDLRNPLNLVPAAAGIIIGVGNVTMKFTDTFSLSGIALGTLVVITGYHALRAMAPAHLKSQEPLLDEGTSSYSSGREAGTEGGSEPDPGSGSGSGPADGQRARS, encoded by the coding sequence ATGGACCTCGGTGTGCGCTGGAAGCTGCACGGTGACGGGCGGACACCCGCACCCGGAGCGGTCGTCCGCCCCGACGAACGGCTCTCGTGGCCACGGACGGCCGGGCTCGGCGCCCAGCACGTCGTGGCCATGTTCGGGGCTTCCTTCGTCGCACCGGTCCTGATGGGCCTGGACCCGAATCTCGCGATCATGATGTCGGGCGTCTCGACGGTCATCTTCCTGCTCGCGACCCGCGGCCGGGTGCCCAGCTATCTGGGCTGTTCGCTCTCCTTCGTGGGCGTCGCCGCGGTGATCCGCGCGCAGGGCGGCTCCAGCGCGACCGTGACCGGCGCCGTGTTCGTCGTGGGCGTCGCGCTGTTCCTGGTCGGTCTCGCGGTGCGCCGGTTCGGGGCGCGGATCATCCATGCCGCGATGCCGCCGATCGTCACGGGCGCGGTCGTCATGCTGATCGGCTTCAACCTGGCCCCGGTCACCGCCGCCACGTACTGGCCGCAGGACCAGTGGACGGCCCTGCTCGTGATGCTGTTCACCGGTCTGGCCGTGGTGTGCCTGCGCGGCTTCTGGTCCCGGATCGCGATCTTCCTCGGCCTGGTCTTCGGGTACGGCATCTCGTGGCTCTTCGACCTGGTCTTCGGCCGGATCCACTCGGCCGACGCGAGCGGCAAGCTCACCGACCACTGGCGTCTCGACCTCTCCGGAGTCGGCTCGGCGGACTGGATCGGGCTGCCGGCCTTCCACGGCCCGGCCTTCGACTGGTCGGCGATCCTCGTGGCCCTGCCCGTCGTCATCGCGCTGGTCGCCGAGAACGCGGGCCATGTGAAGGCCGTCGGCGAGATGACCGGCGACTCGCTGGACGACAAGCTGGGCACCGCGATCTCCGCGGACGGGGTCGGCTCGATGCTCTCCACCGCCGTGGGCGGCCCGCCCAACACCACGTACTCCGAGAACATCGGCGTCATGGCGGCGACCCGCGTCTACTCCACGGCCGCCTACTGGGCCGCCGCCGGCTTCGCGCTGCTCTTCGGCCTCTGCCCGAAGTTCGGCGCGGTCGTGGCCGCCGTCCCGGGCGGCGTGCTCGGCGGGATCACCGTCATCCTGTACGGGATGATCGGCCTGCTCGGCGCGCAGATCTGGCTCAACGCCGGGGTGGACCTGCGCAATCCGCTGAACCTGGTGCCGGCCGCGGCGGGCATCATCATCGGCGTCGGGAACGTCACGATGAAGTTCACCGACACCTTCTCGCTGAGCGGTATCGCGCTCGGCACGCTCGTCGTCATCACCGGCTACCACGCGCTGCGGGCGATGGCCCCCGCGCACCTCAAGTCGCAGGAACCGCTGCTGGACGAGGGCACGTCCTCCTACAGCTCCGGGCGCGAGGCGGGTACCGAGGGCGGCTCCGAACCTGACCCCGGCTCCGGATCCGGCTCCGGCCCGGCGGACGGTCAGCGCGCCAGGTCGTAG